The sequence AGGCTGCTTCGGGGTAGCATGTCTAGACCAGCCACTATTCTTTATCTATAGGATAAAAGAAAATAGCGGATTCCCACGTTTTGTTATAAGAATTGTACTTGAGCAATTCGTTTTGGTACAGAACTTGCTTAAAACCAGATAGACCCGATTCGGCTTCTGATCTTACAATTGTAAACTCATGAAAAGTCTAATACTCTTTGTCCTGACTTGCCTTGCCTTTGTTGGTGTATTTCTGACGGTTACGGCCAGCGTATTTCTGATCGCCGGTATGGCCGTTTACGTGTTAGGGCGCCGCTTGTTCGGCTTCTCACGCCCCGTCTCCGCGTAAAAATTCTTTCGTCACCGTCGCCGTTCGCGTTCTGACCGGCGACACCAGAAAGAAACCGACAGCGGCCGGGCCGTTGGTCCGTACATTCCGAATATTGCTGGGTACGTTAGCAGGTGGCGTCGCAAAGAGGCCCGCATTCTGCAACTGTGCTTTCAATAACTCCCAAAACGTATAACCCTCCACCGTTATGGCGCGCATCTCGATCCGAACCGAATCGTTCAGTGCGTATAGCTTCTCGGGGTTGGCCGATTGGCGAATGGGCCGGATAAACTGAAGGCCATCGGTATCAGCGCTCCCCCGAAAGGCTCCGTTGTAGGCCAGAATAATGTCCTGCGGGCGATTCTGAAGCTGCCCGTTCCGGAAATACCGGATGTAGTAATAATCAGCAGCCCCGGCGATGTCGGTGGCGTAAAACTCAGCCCTGTAGCCCGTTTCGCTGGATACAGGGTTTATTTTTTGCTTCGAAAACGTGAGCGAGTCGATAGGCGGGATGCGCGGCATCTGCGCGATGGCCACGTACGATTCGCTGCCATACGTAATACTGAGCGCGTAGGTACGGCCGATCACGCCCAATTTGGCGGTATCGCTGCTGTTCGCGGGCTTCCATTTGTACACACCGTCATTGTCGGGGTCGGTAAACGCAAAGCGCCGCGTAATGCTGTTACCGGCCGCCGATACTTCGCCAACCAGCACCGACGCGCTCGTGACGGGCGTAGCCGGGCCATTATCGAAATAATTGCGGGTTTGTGTCAGCCGGATTTGCTGTTCGCCAGGCTGATCGGTGAGCCAGGCATCAATAGCCAGTTGGCTCGGGGCCGAGTCGATTTTGGTGTCAATGACCGTTTCGCAACTGGTCAGGACCAACGTACCTAGCAGGACTAGGGGCAAGTAAAGCAAACTCGTTTTCATCAGAATTTGAAGTTGTAGGTCACGGAAGGGATGAGGGTGGCAAACACCGAATAGCGGATCGCCTGCGTCTGGGCGATGTTGTCGGGGTTGGGCCGGTAGAACTCCGAGAACGGGTTTTTGCGGGCATACACGTTATAGACCGAGAATACCCAGTTGTCTTCTTTCTTCTTACCGGGCCGCTTTTTCCCCTGCAGCGTGGCGGCCAGATCAAGCCGGTGATAAGGCTGAATGCGGTAGTTGTTGCGTACATTTTCGGGATTGGTCCCTGCGGCGATATTCTGGAAATCGAATCGGTTGCCGAAGAAGGTGGCGGGCGTGCCACTCGCCAACACAAACGTGGCCGAGAAATTCCAGCGCGAGACTGAGCCATCAGCCCGTTTGGCGGGGTCATACAGCACCACGGCGTTGAGCGTGTGGCGTTTGTCGAACCGGGTCGGGTACCATTGGTTTTCGTTGATGCCCGTCACCAACCGTTCGGTTTTGGCCAGCGTGTAGCTCAACCAGCCGTTGATAACGCCCTTATTCTTGCGCAGGTAAAATTCGGCCCCATAGGCCCGGCCCTTACCCACCACCACGTCGCCTTCGAGGTACTGATTCAGCACCAGGTTGGCCCGGTCAATGTAATCGATCTGGTTTTGCAGCGATTTGTAGTACACCTCCACTGACGCCTCAAAGTCGTTGCCCGAGACTCCCCCAAAGTTACGGAAGTAGCCCGCCGCCACCTGATCCGACAGCTGCGGGGCAATATTGTTGGTCGATGGCGTCCAGACGTCGAGCGGGGTCGAGGCGGTTGTGTTCGAGAGCAAGTGCACATACTGCGCCAGCCGGTTGTAGCTCAGTTTGACCGAGCTGCCGGGCGCCAGATCGTATTTCAGGGCAAAGCGCGGCTCCAGATTACCATAGGTCTGAATGGTCTCGCCGGCTTTGTAGGTACGTGTCTCCTGCAGGGGCCGACGTACCCGGCCCGGCTGCGGCGAGTCGCCAAACGTATAGGCTTCACCGGGGCCGAGGTACTGGTAAAACGAGTAGCGCAGGCCATATTGGAGTTGTACACGCGGCGACACCTGCTGTTCATTGCCCACGTAGAGCGAGCTTTCCAGCGCGTATTTACTCTTTAGCCCAAACGACCGCACTACCCCGGCGCTCGCGGCCGTAGCCACACCGGGCTGGAAATCGTAGAGTAGCGCCTGCCCGCCAAACGTTACCGTGTTCTTGTTCCAGAACAGCGTGAAATCGGGCTTGATGCTGTAATTAACGATCTTGGCGTTGGTGCGGAAATAGTCGTTTCGGTTCTCGGCTTTCTGCCGCAGATCCGAGTCGAGCGAGTAGTCGTAGTTGCTGTAAAACGCCGTCGTGTTCAGAAACAGCTTGTCGTTGAAGACGTGGTTCCAGCGCATCGAGGCGGTGGCGCTGCCCCAGTTGAAGCCGAAATCGGCGCCAAATACGTCGCGCCCAAAGTACCCCGAAGCAAAAAGCGTGTTCTTGTCGTTGATCCGCAGGTTGGCTTTGGCCGTCAGGTCGTAGAAATAGAATTGGGAGCCTTTCAGATCGCCTTTCAGAAACGGTTGCGCCAGCACATCGGCGTATGACCGCCGGCCCGCCACGATAAACGACCCACGCGCCGTGCCGTCTTTGCCTTTAAATAGCGGCTGCTCATACGACAGGCGACTGAAAATCAAGCCAATACCACCATTAATCTCGCGCTTTTTGGCGTTCCCTTCTTTCAGCCGCACGTCCAGAATCGACGATACCCGTCCGCCATACAGCGCCGGAATCCCGCCTTTGACGAGCTTGACGTCTTTGACGGCGTCGGGGTTGAATACCGAGAAAAACCCGAACAGGTGGCTCGAGTTATAAACGGGTGCTTCGTCGAGCAGCACCAGGTTTTGATCGATACTACCGCCCCGCACGTTGAAGCCCGTTGCTCCCTCGCCGACCGTCGACACGCCGGGTAGTAGTTGAATGCTCCGCACAATGTCGACCTCACCCAACAGCGCCGGAATGCGCTGAATCGTTTTGATATCGACCTTATTGACGCTCATCTCGATGTTCGTCACGTTGTCGTCTTCACGGCGGGTCGATACGACCAGTTCTTGCAAATCCCGGCCTTCCTCCTTTAATTCAAGGTCTAATCGAACGTTCTGCGTCGTCAGATCAACAGTGCGGGTAAGGCGCTGGTAACCAACGTACGTAATCACCAGACCGTAGCTGCCTTTGGGGAGCGTGATCGAATAAAAGCCGTAGTTGTTGGTGACGGCCCCGGTGCCGGTTTCTTTGTTGTACACCGACACCCCAATGAGGCCTTCGCCATCAGACGCGTCTTTGACGTAGCCACTAACGGTGAATTTTTCCTGAGCGAAGGTGCTCAGTGAAAGCAACCAAAAGAGGCAGAACAAGGGTACTTTTAGTAACGTAGTTGAATGGTTCATGAAGTATAAGAACGTCCCGGTGAATCAGATTGGTAACGGCGCAGGCATGCTATTTGTTAACTGGCAACAAAGGTACCTAACCAGCGTGGGGGTCGTTTATTAACAATGAGTAAAACACGTTTTGGTAGGTATGAACGGTCTATATTGAGGCCGAAACTCTCCATCCAACGCTATGCATCTGTCTCGTCTGTTTTTGCTGCTTACCTGTCTGTTGGCAACGGGCGCCCAAGGGCAGTCGTTGCTATGGGAAGTGTCAGGTAACGGGTTGACCAAACCGTCGTATCTGTTTGGCACTTACCACATCCTGCGCGACAGCTACTTGCAGGGCGACACGCTGACGTGGTCTTATTTCAAACGGGCAGAAGGCGTCGTTGTGGAGATGGTCTTCGACTCGACGGAGGTGAACAAAGTGGCGCAGTACGGCACCATGGCCGATAAGAACCTCATTCACCTGATCAACGCCAGCGATTACAAACTGGTGGCCGATGAGTTCAACGCCATGACCGGGCAGGAACTGTCGTTTTACAACCAGATCAAACCGATCATTATCGCCACGGCGCTCAGCGTGGCCTATGCCCGCAAGCAGTCAGATACCCTCACGCGGTTTACAGGACAGCCCATCGACATGTACTTTGTGAATCAGGCCAAACTGCGACGCAAGCCACTACTAGGCCTAGAAACACTGGAAGAGCAGTTGAAACTGCTCTATGACCGCCAGCCCGTTGAGCAACAGGCCCAGCAACTCGTACGGCTGGTAAAACGCAAATCGTACGAAAAGCCCAAAGGCCCCAGCCTCACCGACCTCTACCTGAAGGCTGATCTGGAAGGCATGTGGAACCTGTTTCAGCGTGAGAGCGAAAGCAGTAGCGACCTATACGCCCTGATCGACGACCGGAACATGCGCTGGATGGGGCAGCTACGGCTGGCGATGGCGGGCCGCTCAACGTTCATCGCCGTGGGGGCGGGCCACCTGCCCGGCCCCAATGGGTTGCTCAACCTGCTCCGTGAAGCGGGGTTTAGCGTTCGGCCTCTTACCAACAAGGTGGCGTTTGCCCAGACAGCCCGATAGCCCGCCTCAGGCGTCTTCCGACTGGCTTTTCAACTTCCGAATCAGCCGTTTGGCTTCTTTGTCGTCGCGCTCGGGAAAATCGGCCGGGATGCTTTCAAGCAGTTCCGTCATAACGTGCGCGATAATCAGTTGCTGGTTGGCCCGGTCATCGCTGGGAATCACATACCAGGGGCAGTCGGGTGTGGCGGTGGCGTTGATGGCGTCTTGGTAGGCTTTCATATAATCGGGCCAGTATTCGCGCTCCTTCAGGTCGTTGTCACTTAGTTTCCACTGCTTTTCGTCGTCGTTGAGGCGAGCCAGGAGCCGCTGTCCCTGTTCTTCCTTCGACACATGCAGGTAGAACTTCACGATCCGAAAGCCATTCCGGTGCAGGTACGCTTCCATGTTGGCCATGTCGGTGTAGCGCTGTTCCCAGAGCTTGGCCTGGCTGCGCAGAAACTCGTCAGGTACGTTGCCCTCATCCAACCGGTCAGGGTGGACTTTCAGCGCCAGGACTTCTTCGTAATACGTCCGGTTGAAAATGCCGATAAATCCCCGCTCGGGTAGCTTTTTCCAGAAGCGCCACAAATAATCGTGGGCCATGTCTTCTTTGCTCGGTTTCTTGAAGGCTGCCACCTGAAACCGCGACGGGTTCACTCCTTTGAATACGTGCCGGATGCTACTGTCTTTGCCGGCGGCATCCATCGCCTGAAACAGGACCAGCACGCCGTATTTCTCGTGGGCATGCATGCGATTCTGCGCCTGATCCATGCGGTCGCTGAGGGCATCAAGTTGGGCGGCCCGGTCAGTTTCGTCGGTATAAAAGGGCTCGACACGGGTGGGTGTCGATTTGTGAGCATAGGGCGTTTTCCCGTCGTAACGGAATTGGCTGGTGTTGATGCGTTTCATGGGCTGGGTACGGTTTCGCGCGTTGCCGGTCGCCGGACCGGTGCTACAGGAATCAACCACCCCTTGTCCAATTTGTTTACCGGGCAGCTCATTGGCCCTAGCTAAGAATTGACTGAGTAACCACTTGATTTACAATAAGTCACGATTGGCAATTAGTAGCCTCCATCTGGCCCTCTCCGACTACATATAGCTCAAACCAGCCAGGTTAGGCCAGTTAGAAACCCTTCCTCCCTCATTGGCACACCTTCCATCACGAGGGGAATGATTGGAGCGGTCGGGTCAAACCGTTGCGTCAGCAGGCCAATCTGGTAGCGGGTTTTCATCAGGGCAGCTGGATGCCCGCCCCAACGGCTTGATCAGTGGTTCTGTCATACCAATAGCCGGATCGTTTGACAAACACCCACCAATCAATAACAATCTGTTCATTTGAAAATAGCGATCGGCCAAATGGCGGTACATTCCAGTCTGTTCACTGCTTCGCTATTTTCTCTTTATGCAAACTGCATCTGCTAACATACCCACCTTACCCGTAAACGGCGTTACCTTCTACCTGCCCCAATCCATCGACGACGTCAAGGCATTGCTCCGGCAGGCCAGGCAGGCCAACCAGTCGGTTTCGGTGCGTGGCTCGGGCCACTCGTTTCCACTCACGCCCCAAACCGAAACGTCTGCCAACACGATGCACATCATGCTGTCGCATCTGAATGCCGTTTCGCTCGACAAAACCACCGGTATCGTGACAGTACAGGCGGGCTGCCACCTCGGTCTCGACCCGTTTGACCCCACCAAAATCTCCACGACCGAAAACTCACTCTGTTACCAGCTCGACCCCCTCGATGCGCAGGGCCGACGTACCCAGCCCCCCGGCTGGGCCTTACCCGACCTGGGTGGCATCACCCACCAGACCATCGGCGGGTTCATGGCTACGGGCTCGTCGGGTGGTTCCACCAAATTTGCCTTTGAAGACGCCCTCCTGAGCGTTCGGGTGGTGTATCACGGCGAAACCGACGTGGAAGAACGCGTCTTTGAACGACCGGCCACCAATGACCCCAACGATCCGTTCTACGGAGCGGCGTTTGCCAGCATGGGCCTGATGGGCATCGTGGTCGAGGCCACCTACCAGTGCATTCCGGCCTTCAACATCGTCGGGAGCGAGCAGACCTTTTCACAGAGCGACTGCTCGATGGTCGATCTGTTTGGTCCGGGCAGCGGCGATACACCCAGCCTGCAACAGTTTCTGAACAAAACCGATTACACCCGGCTGATGTGGTGGCCGCAGGCCTCAGAACAGGAGATGGTAATCTGGCAGGCCGCGCGGGCCGACGCGTTCAAGGACTGGCAGACGTTTGTGCCGAAGCCCTACCTGGAAGTACCCAAGCCCTTTGGCTCGCAGACCTTACAAGACGTGATCGAGTGGCTGGCGGGTAAACTCTTTGAAACCATCGATCGCCTGCCCTTTTTCATCGAGCTGATCATCAAACGCATCTTCCCCAAGGGCAACCCCACCCGCGAGGAACTGATTCGGGAACTCGAAAAAATGCAGGATGGCATGCTCCTCCGCATCCTGAAATTCTTTGTGAGTCAGGGCGAAGACCAGCAGTTTCAGGACATCTGGTGGAATGGCCTGCCTATGGACAATCAGATGAGCGACGATCTCTTTCCCGTCTGGTTTACCGAACTCTGGATACCGATCGAACAGACCGAAGCGGTCATGCAGTTTCTGAAGAAATTCTACCAGAATCCCGAAAACGCGGGCATCTTTTCGGTGGAACTCTACGCCGCCAAGGCCAGTGAATTCTGGCTTAGCCCGGCCTACGGCACCGATGTGTTCCGGGTCGATGTGTTCTGGTTTGCCAAAAACGAGGAAAACCCCGTCGACTACTACGACCGCTTCTGGAGAGCCCTGCCCGCCGCCGGGTTCTATTTCCGGCCACACTGGGGCAAATACCTGCCTGATCCCAATGGCCCGCAGGGCATAACGTACCTGCAGGCACAATACCCTCGCTGGAATGACTTCATGACCCTGCGCCAGCAGATGGACCCACACAACCTGTTTGTAACCCCCTACTGGCAGAAGCAATTAGGCTTGTCATAAAAAGAGCGCGCTACGGGGCAGCGCGCTCTTTTAGTTATTCTTTCAGTTTCGGAATCAGTTTCTTCAGCGCCTCGAACCGCTCAGGGTCAGGCTTCATCTCTTTGAGAGGTAGCTTTTTCAACTCCTCGATCAGGATGCGGCCCACCAGCAGGCGCATGTTCTTCTTATCGTCGGCGGGGACCACATACCAGGGTGCGTGGTCGGTTGCCGTTTTGTTGATGGCTTTCTCAAATGCCTCCTGATAATCGTCCCAGAATTCGCGCTCGTGCAAATCGCCCTCCTCAAATTTCCAGTTTTTGTCGGGCTCTTCAATCCGGGCTAGTAGGCGCTCGGCCTGTTCTTTTTTGGAGACGTGCAGAAAAAACTTAATCGTGCGGAAGCCATTCCAGTGCAGGTGTTTCTCCATGTCGGCAATGGCTTCGTAGCGGTGCTTCCATACTTTGTCCAGGTCATCGATAAACTCGGCGGGCACCCGTTGGCTCTGGGTCAGTAGCTCGGGATGCACTTTCACCACCAGCACCTCTTCGTAATATGACCGGTTGAAAATCCCGATCATGCCCCGCTCGGGCAATTCGCGGTAGCTGCGCCAGAGCCAGTCGTGATCCAGCTCCTGCTCGGTTGGGCGTTTGAACGAATAGACCCGCAACCCGAGCGGATTAGTCCCCCTGAACACGTGCTGAATGGTGCCGTCTTTGCCGGCGGCATCCATCGCCTGAAATACAGCCAGCACCCCATACCGGTTGTCCGAAAACATGCGCGTCTGTAACTCGTCGATCTCGGCCGCGTTGGCGCTCAGTTGCGCATCATAGTCGGCGTCGTCGGCATAATAATCATCGACTTTGGTCTTCGCTTTTTTGATCGAAAACTTGTCAGAACCATCAAACCGAAAGGGGCTGGTGTCAATCTTGCTCATAAAGTGTTGGCAGGCGTGAACGGCTGTACCTGAGATAAAAGTAAGCCAAGTGACCGAATGGTGGCTGCTGTTTTGTCGGCGCTCCCATCCTATCGGCAAACTAATGCGTAGATGAGAATGTTAAGTTAACAGGCAACTAACTTGCTTTCATCGCAAATGACAACTGCCCCGTTTCGTTTTGCTGTCACGCTCCTGGCCATCTGGTTCAGTGTTGGCGCCACAGCCCAAACGCTCCCCCAATCAACTAAATCAAAACGAATGACTTCTGAATCAGCTTCATCGGCAACACTCGAAAAAGCGACGTTTGGCACTGGTTGCTTCTGGTGTACTGAAGCCATGTTTGAAACACTCGACGGTGTTAAATCGGCGGTATCGGGCTACGAAGGTGGTCAAACCAAAAACCCGTCCTACAAAGACGTTTGCAGCGGCGAGACCGGCCATGCCGAGTGCGTGGAGGTGACCTACGACCCCAGCAAAGTAACCTACGCCGAATTGCTCGAAGCGTTTTTTCGTAGCCACGACCCTACCAGCCTCAACCGGCAGGGAGCCGACGTCGGCACGCAATACCGCTCGGTGGTCTTTTACCACAACGATGAGCAAAAACGGCTGGCAGAAACGGCCAAAGCCGAGCTGGACAAATCGGGTGCGTATAGTAAACCCATCGTGACGGAAATTAGCCCCGCCACCACCTTCTACGAGGCCGAAGCCTATCACCAGAATTACTTCGCCAATAACCCCGACCAGGGCTATTGCGCCTTTGTGATCGCGCCCAAGCTCGACAAATTCAAAAAAGTATTTAAAGAGAAGCTACGCGCCGACGTTAGCCACTAACGCTGGCTGCTTGTCTTGAAAAGCCCCAATTCAGCGCTGGATTGGGGCTTTCTTCGTTAGTCAGCCGCTTTTTTCGTGCTGTACACCTGCGGTTCTTCAGCCGACGGAATTCGCCCCATCCTAATTTTGTCCTTAATCTGCAACGTTTCGTCGCGCTATATATAACCCTACAGGTAAGTACTGAGTTAATGAAAGGACTACTTGCAGTGCCGCTGATCTATGCTGCAATAACCACCGGATAAATCAGCCCATTCATGCCCGCTACCACTACAACCACACCTGATCTGCTTGATGAGGCCAATCGTCTTGAGGCGGTGAAAAGCTACAACATACTCGACACCCTGCCCGAGCAGGAGTATGACGAGTTGACCCAGTTAGCGTCGCACATTTGCCAGACACCCATTGCGCTCATCAGCCTGATCGACGAACGTCGACAGTGGTTCAAATCAACCCATGGGCTGGCTATTCAGGAGTCGCCACGGGCAGTTGCCTTTTGCAATCACACTATCCAGAGCCCGCAGGACGTGTTCGTGGTTCCCGATTCGCGCCTCGACGAACGGTTTGCCGAAAACCCACTGGTGACCGACGACCCCAACGTTGTTTTCTATGCAGGCGTACCGCTGGTTGATGATCAAGGGTATGCACTTGGCTCCTTGTGTGTTATTGACCGTAAGCCCAATCAACTAAGTGCGGCTCAACTGTCGGCTCTCAAAGTACTGGCCAAGCAGGTTGTGAATCTGTTTATTCTACGCAAGCAAAACCAGTTGCTGAATGCCCATCAGGCAGAAATGCAACAGACCATCACGTACCTGGCTGATACACAGCACCATCTAACCCAAAGCGAGACCAGCTATAGGCAGCTTGCCGAAGAGCTGGAAGAACGGGTACAGCAACGTACCCAGGAACTGGAACAAGCTAACCGCGAACTCAAACGGTCAAACGATAACCTTCAGCAGTTTGCCTACGTGGCCAGCCACGATTTGCAGGAGCCGCTGCGGAAGATCCAGTCGTTTGGTGCGCTGCTACAGGAACACCTTGGCAAACACGTTGACGAGCAAGCCGCCGATTACCTGAATCGGATGATTTCTGCGGCTACCCGGATGTCGCTCCTGATCACTGACCTGTTAACGTTCTCGCGTTTGTCTACCCGGCAGCGACCACCCGAATCGGTTGATTTACAAAGAATTGTAGCGAATACCCTGGACACGCTATCGTTGCAGATTAGTCAGCGGAATGCCCAGATTACGGTACAGCCATTACCCACTGTGCTGGGCGATGAAACGCAACTGACGCAGTTACTCCAGAACCTGTTGTCGAATGCAATCAAGTTCACCCCGCCGGAGCAAACACCGCAGATTCAGATTAGCCATACGCTCCTGAATAGAGCAGAATTACCGGCTCAATTACGCCCCACAAGTAATGCCGAGCGCTTTCATCAGATCGATGTCCGCGATCAGGGCATTGGGTTTGACCCCAAATACTTGGATCGCATCTTCCAGGTATTTCAGCGGCTGCACACAAAGCATCAATTTGCGGGTACCGGCATTGGCCTCGCTATTTGCGAGCGTGTGGCTACCAATCATAGCGGTTGCTTAACTGCCCATAGCCAACCAGGGCAGGGAGCCACTTTTTCGATCTATTTACCCGCTTAATTAAGGTAGTTGCTGCTCATAGCCTAGCCGGTCATGTCAATGAGTAGCAGAGATTGACGTATATGGCATACCGTTCAACCAGATACTTAGCCTGGCATGACCCAATCGTAATGTAGCCCGATCAGGCTTTAGTTGTCCTGGCTTACTGATAGCGGCCGGTTTGCCAATGAGCACCTGCCTATCGGGTGAGTTTGAGCAAGTTGCCGCTCGTAGCGCATTGTGTGACAAAAAAGCGCTATGCTGACAGGTCACTGGTAGCGCATTTCGTTTGACAAAAACGACCAGTAACGGGTTGTACACAATTCGGCGTTGATACAATCATTAGGCTATCACTTACTTTCAAGTATAATTTCAAAACAATGAAGTTATATGACAATACCAATATCATTTGTTAACTTGCTAAATAGTACACATTATTGTCAATATATCACGTCAATGGCTTGGTGCGGGCAATAACGCACAGATGCTTAAACCGTTGAAACGGCCCTCTTTTGCCAGAGTTCTGCCCTTTCTGATAGAGCAACTAGTAGCAGGTATACTAAACGGTTATTGTCTATCAATAGCCTCATAAAACATAAGATGGGCTGCTGCTGGTAGCAACAACCCATCGTTTCTTTTTAGTTGGATAAAGTAAATTGAAAAGCTTCGGTCGTGATGAACTGAAGCTTTTTTGTTACTGTGTGATTCATAATAACAATCGCAAATATGAGCTATTAGTTAACAAAGGCAAGTCTCCTATTGAGAAAATTATTGATTGAGTGGTCGGTTGCACACTCATGTTCCACAGCAACCAACTGACTAACGTACCTGGCCAGGTACGTTGCTGATTCCCTATACAAACAAAGCGTACCGGAACAGGCAATCAGCTAGAGGCTCCTCTACACTGACGACCCGTTTCAGTACGCTTCCAATGTAACACGTAGCTACTGGCTATTAGACAAACTCGACGCCCCGCTCTTTGGCGTCGGCAACGAATTCTTTCACCTTTTGCTCTTCCTCTTTCCGGCAGATCATCAGTACGTTGTCATACTCGGCCACAATGTATCCGTCGAGGCCGTTGACCACAACGAGGCGATCTTTGGGTGTTTTGATAATGCAGTTGCGCGTATCATAGAGCATGATATGCCCGTCGATCACGTTCAGCTCGTCGCTCTTGTCGGATACTTCATACAATGATTTCCACGTACCCAGATCCGACCAACCGAAGTCGCTCAGCACCACGTAGACATTATCGGCCTTTTCCATCACGCCATTGTCGATGGAAATACTTTTGCAAAGCGAGTACGCCTTGTCAACAAACGCCTGCTCATCGCCGGTGTAATAAATCGATTTCCCCTCGGTGAAAATCTCGGCGACTTCGGGCAGGTATTCGTTGAACGCTTTGCAGATGCTCTGTACATTCCAGACGAAGATACCCGCGTTCCAAACGAATTCGCCGCTTTCCACAAACTGCTTGGCTAGTTCGAGGTGGGGCTTTTCGGTAAACGTTTTTACCTTCTTCACCTCGCTTCCCGACTCATCGTCGGCGATGTATTGGATATACCCGTATCCGGTATCAGGGCGGCTGGGCTGAATTCCGAGCGTTACCAGCACGTCGTTATCCTTCGTGGCGGCCAACGCCGTCCGGATCGTGCGCTGAAACTCATCCTGCTTCAGAATGATATGGTCGGCCGGCGCCACTACGATATTGGCCTGCGGGTCGCGCTCGGCAATTTTATAACAGGCGTAAGCAATGCAGGGGGCCGTATTGCGCGCGACTGGTTCGCACAGAATCTGATCGTCAGACAGCTGCGGTAGCTGTTGCTGGCACAGATCCTTGTATTTGTCGCTGGTAACGATGTAAATGTTTTCGGGCGGGCAGATCCCGTCGAACCGATCAGCAGTTTGTTGCAGCAGTGTACGGCCCGTGCCAAGTACATCGTGGAACTGCTTGGGGTAGGTACTGCGGCTGAATGGCCAGAAACGAGTTCCGACGCCACCTGCCATTATGATAACATATGTGTGATTCATGAGCAAAAGTCGACTTATCGCGCCTACTAAACTGCCGACAAGAAAGTTGATACCACAAAAGTAAGCTAAAGGGCTGTTGACCCGGGGTAGCCAGTGGATAATTACGAGCGTACGAACCGCTAGTGAGCTCAGAGACAGTCCAATGAAGGAGCGGATATATTATTATTTCATCATAAATTAGGATTTGTTACCAATATTTGACTTAGGTAACCGAAAAATAAATTGCTGATTAACAATACATTAACAAAAAAATCAGGCAACTCAACACGTAAATATTTCAATATAAAATTGTACAAAGTGCATATTGTCAGTATGTTTATCCACCTAATCAGGTTTAACTCACTACAACAAACATCCTATGCTGAGACACTTACACCTAAAGGCCACGCTTGCTGGCCTGTTTTTTTTGCTGACTCTCACGGCAGCCTGGGCTCAGACTAAACTATCGGGGCGCATCAGTGACGCCAGTGGTCAGCCGCTGCCCGGTGTCAGCCTGACCGTCAAGGGGCGGGTATCGGGCACGATT comes from Fibrella aestuarina BUZ 2 and encodes:
- a CDS encoding DUF4249 domain-containing protein, with amino-acid sequence MKTSLLYLPLVLLGTLVLTSCETVIDTKIDSAPSQLAIDAWLTDQPGEQQIRLTQTRNYFDNGPATPVTSASVLVGEVSAAGNSITRRFAFTDPDNDGVYKWKPANSSDTAKLGVIGRTYALSITYGSESYVAIAQMPRIPPIDSLTFSKQKINPVSSETGYRAEFYATDIAGAADYYYIRYFRNGQLQNRPQDIILAYNGAFRGSADTDGLQFIRPIRQSANPEKLYALNDSVRIEMRAITVEGYTFWELLKAQLQNAGLFATPPANVPSNIRNVRTNGPAAVGFFLVSPVRTRTATVTKEFLRGDGA
- a CDS encoding PPK2 family polyphosphate kinase, which translates into the protein MKRINTSQFRYDGKTPYAHKSTPTRVEPFYTDETDRAAQLDALSDRMDQAQNRMHAHEKYGVLVLFQAMDAAGKDSSIRHVFKGVNPSRFQVAAFKKPSKEDMAHDYLWRFWKKLPERGFIGIFNRTYYEEVLALKVHPDRLDEGNVPDEFLRSQAKLWEQRYTDMANMEAYLHRNGFRIVKFYLHVSKEEQGQRLLARLNDDEKQWKLSDNDLKEREYWPDYMKAYQDAINATATPDCPWYVIPSDDRANQQLIIAHVMTELLESIPADFPERDDKEAKRLIRKLKSQSEDA
- a CDS encoding TonB-dependent receptor, which produces MNHSTTLLKVPLFCLFWLLSLSTFAQEKFTVSGYVKDASDGEGLIGVSVYNKETGTGAVTNNYGFYSITLPKGSYGLVITYVGYQRLTRTVDLTTQNVRLDLELKEEGRDLQELVVSTRREDDNVTNIEMSVNKVDIKTIQRIPALLGEVDIVRSIQLLPGVSTVGEGATGFNVRGGSIDQNLVLLDEAPVYNSSHLFGFFSVFNPDAVKDVKLVKGGIPALYGGRVSSILDVRLKEGNAKKREINGGIGLIFSRLSYEQPLFKGKDGTARGSFIVAGRRSYADVLAQPFLKGDLKGSQFYFYDLTAKANLRINDKNTLFASGYFGRDVFGADFGFNWGSATASMRWNHVFNDKLFLNTTAFYSNYDYSLDSDLRQKAENRNDYFRTNAKIVNYSIKPDFTLFWNKNTVTFGGQALLYDFQPGVATAASAGVVRSFGLKSKYALESSLYVGNEQQVSPRVQLQYGLRYSFYQYLGPGEAYTFGDSPQPGRVRRPLQETRTYKAGETIQTYGNLEPRFALKYDLAPGSSVKLSYNRLAQYVHLLSNTTASTPLDVWTPSTNNIAPQLSDQVAAGYFRNFGGVSGNDFEASVEVYYKSLQNQIDYIDRANLVLNQYLEGDVVVGKGRAYGAEFYLRKNKGVINGWLSYTLAKTERLVTGINENQWYPTRFDKRHTLNAVVLYDPAKRADGSVSRWNFSATFVLASGTPATFFGNRFDFQNIAAGTNPENVRNNYRIQPYHRLDLAATLQGKKRPGKKKEDNWVFSVYNVYARKNPFSEFYRPNPDNIAQTQAIRYSVFATLIPSVTYNFKF
- a CDS encoding D-arabinono-1,4-lactone oxidase yields the protein MQTASANIPTLPVNGVTFYLPQSIDDVKALLRQARQANQSVSVRGSGHSFPLTPQTETSANTMHIMLSHLNAVSLDKTTGIVTVQAGCHLGLDPFDPTKISTTENSLCYQLDPLDAQGRRTQPPGWALPDLGGITHQTIGGFMATGSSGGSTKFAFEDALLSVRVVYHGETDVEERVFERPATNDPNDPFYGAAFASMGLMGIVVEATYQCIPAFNIVGSEQTFSQSDCSMVDLFGPGSGDTPSLQQFLNKTDYTRLMWWPQASEQEMVIWQAARADAFKDWQTFVPKPYLEVPKPFGSQTLQDVIEWLAGKLFETIDRLPFFIELIIKRIFPKGNPTREELIRELEKMQDGMLLRILKFFVSQGEDQQFQDIWWNGLPMDNQMSDDLFPVWFTELWIPIEQTEAVMQFLKKFYQNPENAGIFSVELYAAKASEFWLSPAYGTDVFRVDVFWFAKNEENPVDYYDRFWRALPAAGFYFRPHWGKYLPDPNGPQGITYLQAQYPRWNDFMTLRQQMDPHNLFVTPYWQKQLGLS
- a CDS encoding TraB/GumN family protein; the encoded protein is MHLSRLFLLLTCLLATGAQGQSLLWEVSGNGLTKPSYLFGTYHILRDSYLQGDTLTWSYFKRAEGVVVEMVFDSTEVNKVAQYGTMADKNLIHLINASDYKLVADEFNAMTGQELSFYNQIKPIIIATALSVAYARKQSDTLTRFTGQPIDMYFVNQAKLRRKPLLGLETLEEQLKLLYDRQPVEQQAQQLVRLVKRKSYEKPKGPSLTDLYLKADLEGMWNLFQRESESSSDLYALIDDRNMRWMGQLRLAMAGRSTFIAVGAGHLPGPNGLLNLLREAGFSVRPLTNKVAFAQTAR